One window of Nymphaea colorata isolate Beijing-Zhang1983 chromosome 1, ASM883128v2, whole genome shotgun sequence genomic DNA carries:
- the LOC116245669 gene encoding uncharacterized protein LOC116245669 isoform X1 yields MSTGSTKLVVLGVPWEVDDEGLRQHMSQFGELVEATIIKDRITKRSRGFGYVTFSSLEDAKKAMAAEHVISGRTLDVKVATPKEDMVPPFRKSTRIFVARIPSSVTDDIFHSYFSKYGAVIDAYMPKDPVTKQHRGIGFVTYENEDSVDQLMSESHELGGSTIAVDRATPKEESRGYRMYSQQFRTPRSFVVSPSTGYEYVDSASRVEHPTTNILPCGYISQDGIPSAGQILIGGDVNSAGSNNNQVVVAAPRVEKKMFVGRIPLETTAEDLQAYFSQFGWVTDVYLPKDPKKISHRGFGFVTFADEATAARVARVRHFLHGREIAVDSASPSDRLPGGGQGVQELSSAAAASITGNDASLPLSSGSTKWGKKLFIGRIPLEATSNDLRIHFSQFGPVLDVYLPKDGKKISHRGFGFVTFADEISAEYASQKVHMVLGQKIVLDRAAPLDEAQSGGNLDHSSSAMVDASMDGSSAVQVRDGHYKILTSQQSYNLMLAQYRGTGNVDLSREYAPSRVPRATARYRPY; encoded by the exons ATGTCTACTGGGAGCACAAAATTGGTG GTTCTGGGTGTTCCTTGGGAGGTAGATGATGAAGGCTTAAGGCAACATATGAGCCAATTTGGTGAATTGGTTGAAGCAACGATTATTAAA GATCGGATAACAAAACGTTCGCGTGGTTTTGGTTATGttacattttcttctttagaaGATGCAAAG AAAGCCATGGCAGCTGAGCATGTTATCAGCGGGAGGACACTTGATGTGAAGGTGGCAACCCCGAAG GAGGACATGGTGCCACCATTTCGAAAGAGCACTCGCATTTTTGTTGCTAGAATACCATCTAGTGTGACAGATGACATTTTTCACAG CTACTTCTCAAAATATGGTGCAGTAATTGATGCTTACATGCCAAAG GATCCTGTAACAAAGCAACACAGAGGCATTGGATTTGTGACTTATGAGAATGAAG ATTCAGTGGATCAGCTTATGTCAGAGAGTCACGAGCTTGGAGGGTCAACAATAGCTGTTGACAGAGCCACTCCAAAG GAGGAATCCAGGGGATATAGGATGTATAGCCAGCAGTTCAGGACACCACGGTCCTTTGTCGTATCACCTTCCACAGGCTATGAGTATGTTGACAGTGCTTCTAGAGTTGAACATCCAACAACCAACATTCTGCCTTGTGGTTATATATCCCAAGACGGTATTCCAAGTGCAGGACAAATACTAATTGGGGGGGATGTCAACTCAGCAGGAAGTAACAATAATCAGGTTGTTGTGGCTGCTCCGAGAGTTGAGAAAAAGATGTTTGTTGGCCGTATTCCACTTGAAACAACTGCTGAAGATCTGCAAGCCTATTTTAGTCAGTTTGGTTGGGTTACAGATGTTTACCTTCCAAAG GATCCAAAGAAAATATCTCACAGAGGATTTGGATTTGTCACATTTGCAGATGAAGCAACAGCTGCCCGTGTTGCCCGGGTTAGACATTTTCTTCATGGTCGTGAG ATTGCAGTTGATTCTGCATCTCCTTCAGATCGACTCCCTGGTGGTGGGCAAGGGGTGCAAGAGCTATCATCAGCAGCCGCTGCTAGTATCACTGGAAATGATGCTTCTCTTCCTTTATCTTCTGGTTCTACTAAATGGGGGAAAAAGCTTTTCATTGGTCGTATTCCACTTGAAGCAACTTCTAATGACCTGAGGATCCATTTCAGTCAGTTTGGTCCTGTCTTGGATGTGTATCTTCCCAAG GATGGGAAGAAAATATCACACCGGGGTTTTGGGTTTGTTACCTTTGCAGATGAAATTTCAGCTGAATATGCTTCTCAAAAGGTGCACATGGTTTTAGGTCAGAAG ATTGTGTTGGATCGTGCTGCCCCtcttgatgaagcacaaagtGGAGGTAATTTAGACCATTCGTCATCGGCAATGGTTGATGCTTCTATGGATGGGTCATCTGCAGTCCAAGTTCGTGATGGTCACTATAAGATTTTGACAAGCCAACAGTCTTACAATCTCATG TTAGCACAATACAGAGGCACTGGGAATGTAGACTTGTCCCGTGAGTATGCCCCAAGTCGAGTTCCTAGAGCAACAGCAAGGTACAGACCTTATTAA
- the LOC116245669 gene encoding uncharacterized protein LOC116245669 isoform X2, which produces MSTGSTKLVVLGVPWEVDDEGLRQHMSQFGELVEATIIKKAMAAEHVISGRTLDVKVATPKEDMVPPFRKSTRIFVARIPSSVTDDIFHSYFSKYGAVIDAYMPKDPVTKQHRGIGFVTYENEDSVDQLMSESHELGGSTIAVDRATPKEESRGYRMYSQQFRTPRSFVVSPSTGYEYVDSASRVEHPTTNILPCGYISQDGIPSAGQILIGGDVNSAGSNNNQVVVAAPRVEKKMFVGRIPLETTAEDLQAYFSQFGWVTDVYLPKDPKKISHRGFGFVTFADEATAARVARVRHFLHGREIAVDSASPSDRLPGGGQGVQELSSAAAASITGNDASLPLSSGSTKWGKKLFIGRIPLEATSNDLRIHFSQFGPVLDVYLPKDGKKISHRGFGFVTFADEISAEYASQKVHMVLGQKIVLDRAAPLDEAQSGGNLDHSSSAMVDASMDGSSAVQVRDGHYKILTSQQSYNLMLAQYRGTGNVDLSREYAPSRVPRATARYRPY; this is translated from the exons ATGTCTACTGGGAGCACAAAATTGGTG GTTCTGGGTGTTCCTTGGGAGGTAGATGATGAAGGCTTAAGGCAACATATGAGCCAATTTGGTGAATTGGTTGAAGCAACGATTATTAAA AAAGCCATGGCAGCTGAGCATGTTATCAGCGGGAGGACACTTGATGTGAAGGTGGCAACCCCGAAG GAGGACATGGTGCCACCATTTCGAAAGAGCACTCGCATTTTTGTTGCTAGAATACCATCTAGTGTGACAGATGACATTTTTCACAG CTACTTCTCAAAATATGGTGCAGTAATTGATGCTTACATGCCAAAG GATCCTGTAACAAAGCAACACAGAGGCATTGGATTTGTGACTTATGAGAATGAAG ATTCAGTGGATCAGCTTATGTCAGAGAGTCACGAGCTTGGAGGGTCAACAATAGCTGTTGACAGAGCCACTCCAAAG GAGGAATCCAGGGGATATAGGATGTATAGCCAGCAGTTCAGGACACCACGGTCCTTTGTCGTATCACCTTCCACAGGCTATGAGTATGTTGACAGTGCTTCTAGAGTTGAACATCCAACAACCAACATTCTGCCTTGTGGTTATATATCCCAAGACGGTATTCCAAGTGCAGGACAAATACTAATTGGGGGGGATGTCAACTCAGCAGGAAGTAACAATAATCAGGTTGTTGTGGCTGCTCCGAGAGTTGAGAAAAAGATGTTTGTTGGCCGTATTCCACTTGAAACAACTGCTGAAGATCTGCAAGCCTATTTTAGTCAGTTTGGTTGGGTTACAGATGTTTACCTTCCAAAG GATCCAAAGAAAATATCTCACAGAGGATTTGGATTTGTCACATTTGCAGATGAAGCAACAGCTGCCCGTGTTGCCCGGGTTAGACATTTTCTTCATGGTCGTGAG ATTGCAGTTGATTCTGCATCTCCTTCAGATCGACTCCCTGGTGGTGGGCAAGGGGTGCAAGAGCTATCATCAGCAGCCGCTGCTAGTATCACTGGAAATGATGCTTCTCTTCCTTTATCTTCTGGTTCTACTAAATGGGGGAAAAAGCTTTTCATTGGTCGTATTCCACTTGAAGCAACTTCTAATGACCTGAGGATCCATTTCAGTCAGTTTGGTCCTGTCTTGGATGTGTATCTTCCCAAG GATGGGAAGAAAATATCACACCGGGGTTTTGGGTTTGTTACCTTTGCAGATGAAATTTCAGCTGAATATGCTTCTCAAAAGGTGCACATGGTTTTAGGTCAGAAG ATTGTGTTGGATCGTGCTGCCCCtcttgatgaagcacaaagtGGAGGTAATTTAGACCATTCGTCATCGGCAATGGTTGATGCTTCTATGGATGGGTCATCTGCAGTCCAAGTTCGTGATGGTCACTATAAGATTTTGACAAGCCAACAGTCTTACAATCTCATG TTAGCACAATACAGAGGCACTGGGAATGTAGACTTGTCCCGTGAGTATGCCCCAAGTCGAGTTCCTAGAGCAACAGCAAGGTACAGACCTTATTAA
- the LOC116265700 gene encoding probable carboxylesterase 18, which translates to MASPAIPWNLKLLFYVMCAVADFSVRKDGTINRRLLEFLEFMAPANHRPVKGVSTADFTVDERTGLWLRLFSPAGVSAGEKLPVVVFFHGGGFVYLKANSRHYDAVCRRFARRLRAFIVSVDYRLAPEHRFPTAYDDAEAAVKWISKPGRLPESADLRRCFLAGDSAGANIVHHVGSRIAATLKSEAPNRDDFRQLRIAGHVLIQPYFGGEERLPSELRLRHAPIAALKRTDNLWRLFLPDGSDRDHPSANVLGPRAPDLAGLGLPRSLVVIGGFDQLQDRQRLYYERLRKAGVEARLVEYPKVVHAFYLFPQFPESRELLSEIKSFMEEHQLQ; encoded by the coding sequence ATGGCTTCCCCAGCCATTCCATGGAACCTGAAGCTTCTCTTCTACGTCATGTGTGCAGTAGCGGACTTCTCCGTTCGGAAAGACGGCACGATCAACCGCCGCCTCCTCGAGTTCTTGGAGTTCATGGCTCCGGCGAACCACCGGCCGGTGAAAGGCGTCTCCACTGCTGATTTCACCGTCGACGAGCGCACGGGTCTCTGGTTACGTCTTTTCAGCCCGGCAGGAGTCTCCGCCGGAGAGAAGCTCCCGGTCGTAGTCTTCTTCCACGGCGGAGGGTTCGTCTACCTCAAGGCCAACTCCAGGCACTACGACGCCGTCTGCCGGCGGTTCGCGCGGAGGCTCCGAGCCTTCATCGTCTCCGTGGATTACCGCCTCGCTCCGGAGCATCGCTTCCCGACGGCCTACGACGACGCCGAAGCCGCGGTAAAATGGATCtcgaagcccgggcggttgccGGAATCCGCTGACCTCCGGCGCTGCTTCCTGGCCGGCGACAGCGCCGGCGCGAACATCGTCCACCACGTCGGGTCCCGAATCGCCGCCACGTTGAAGTCGGAGGCACCGAATCGCGACGACTTCCGGCAGCTAAGGATCGCTGGCCACGTTCTGATCCAGCCATACTTCGGCGGAGAGGAGCGTCTGCCGTCCGAGCTCCGGCTGAGGCACGCCCCTATCGCGGCGCTGAAGAGGACGGACAACCTCTGGCGTCTGTTCCTTCCGGATGGTTCGGATAGGGATCACCCATCGGCGAACGTCCTGGGGCCGCGTGCGCCGGACCTTGCGGGGCTGGGTCTCCCTCGGAGCCTCGTTGTCATCGGTGGATTCGACCAGCTGCAGGACAGGCAGAGGCTCTACTACGAGAGGCTGAGGAAGGCCGGGGTGGAGGCGAGGCTCGTTGAGTACCCGAAGGTCGTCCACGCCTTCTACCTTTTCCCGCAGTTCCCGGAATCCCGCGAACTCTTGTCGGAGATCAAGTCCTTCATGGAGGAGCACCAGTTGCAGTGA
- the LOC116246215 gene encoding uncharacterized protein LOC116246215 — translation MFKKPAEAKSFQRLSGADRKKLRRSIKERFTHATDADIDELVPPKVEITVAKFPNRAHVYSIEGGLPILFDVDGRGSELFPTVFALWKVPELLPAFVLKGGEVSRFVISGADLMFPGISIPPDGLPPFLAGQPWSVKVPGNNAPIAVGSTMMSSAEAVKAGLRGKALHILHCYHDSLWESVEGRLVPNAGFLEDMVIEDPALVEVSAEQASSEEVHNDSFHLHDTNANETHQKVMDAEAATPEQSAGVSAHIEVEGDTASQMTSDFDTLRVADEVSATVAEEHTDDKEQHVLSSEEIDILLDKCLLQALHTTIKDKDLPMSGSALWSSHVLPCRPAGVTLDIKKSSHKKLSKWLQSKSSAGLISAKEDKHKKEVVLISVNRTHPDYTSFRPEKHKPASAVEGSEVTSSHQARTQLDMVEIYKSTTHVNPILAAVGADPGKYFCASEASEIVFSYIEKENLVKPTNKAIIVLDAALCDALYKGSVKKGAAYPTEIHKKDLGAAFLNRMQVHHRVTRGSESTIRKGAVKPVQIMSERRQGNKKVTRVSGLESFLIDPESLASELQKKFACSTSVAELPGKKGQHEVLVQGGVIDDLARHLVEHYGINKRYIEVLDKTRK, via the exons ATGTTTAAGAAGCCGGCTGAGGCAAAATCGTTCCAGCGTTTATCTGGAGCTGATCGTAAGAAGCTAAGAAGAAGCATAAAAGAAAGGTTTACGCATGCTACAGATGCTGATATTGATGAGCTAGTGCCTCCAAAG GTGGAAATAACTGTTGCGAAGTTTCCTAATCGAGCTCATGTATACTCCATAGAAGGTGGCCTTCCAATACTTTTCGATGTTGATGGTAGAGGATCTGAGTTGTTTCCAACTG TTTTTGCACTCTGGAAAGTCCCTGAGCTGTTGCCAGCTTTTGTTCTCAAGGGTGGTGAAGTATCTCGCTTTGTAATCAGTGGTGCAGATTTGATGTTTCCTGGTATTAGCATACCTCCTGATGGTCTACCTCCATTCTTGGCTGGGCAGCCCTGGTCAGTGAAGGTTCCTGGCAACAATGCTCCAATTGCG GTGGGGTCTACCATGATGAGTTCTGCTGAAGCAGTAAAAGCCGGTTTGCGTGGTAAGGCTTTGCACATATTGCACTGTTACCATGACTCATTGTG GGAATCTGTAGAAGGACGGCTTGTACCTAATGCAGGGTTCTTGGAAGATATGGTTATTGAGGATCCAGCTCTAGTGGAGGTCAGCGCAGAACAAGCCTCTTCTGAAGAAGTTCACAATGATTCATTCCATCTGCATGATACTAATGCTAATGAAACACATCAAAAAGTGATGGATGCAGAGGCAGCAACTCCAGAACAGAGTGCTGGTGTCTCCGCCCACATAGAGGTTGAGGGTGATACTGCCAGTCAGATGACATCAGATTTTGACACTCTAAGGGTGGCAGATGAGGTTTCGGCTACTGTTGCTGAAGAACATACTGATGATAAAGAGCAGCATGTGCTGTCCTCTGAGGAAATTGACATCCTTTTGGACAAATGTCTTTTGCAAGCCCTGCACACTACTATTAAAGATAAAGATCTTCCTATGTCTGGAAGTGCTTTATG GTCGAGCCATGTCTTGCCCTGTAGGCCTGCAGGCGTGACCcttgatattaaaaaatcatcacACAAGAAACTCTCAAAGTGGTTGCAGTCCAAATCTTCTGCTGGTTTG ATCTCAGCAAAGGAAGACAAGCATAAAAAAGAGGTTGTTTTGATTTCGGTGAACCGTACTCATCCAGATTATACATCATTTAGGCCTGAGAAGCACAAGCCGGCTAGTGCAGTTGAGGGTTCAGAGGTCACTAGTTCACATCAGGCAAGAACACAGCTTGACATGGTGGAGATCTATAAATCAACTACTCATGTCAATCCAATCCTTGCTGCTGTTGGGGCTGATCCTGGGAAGTACTTTTGTGCATCAGAGGCCTCTGAAATTGTATTCTCATACATTGAAAAAGAGAATTTGGTGAAGCCTACAAACAAGGCCATTATAGTTCTTGACGCTGCTTTATGTGATGCACTGTATAAAGGATCAGTGAAGAAGGGTGCAGCTTATCCAACAGAAATTCACAAAAAGGACTTGGGGGCAGCATTCCTGAACAGGATGCAAGTTCATCATAGGGTGACTAGAGGCAGTGAGTCCACAATTCGAAAAGGTGCAGTTAAACCAGTTCAGATAATGAGCGAACGCAGGCAAGGAAATAAGAAAGTGACAAGGGTCTCCGGCTTGGAATCTTTCTTGATAGATCCAGAATCTCTGGCTTCAGAGCTTCAGAAGAAGTTTGCCTGTAGTACATCAGTGGCTGAACTGCCAG GTAAAAAGGGCCAGCATGAGGTACTGGTCCAAGGTGGAGTGATCGATGACCTGGCCCGACATCTCGTGGAGCATTACGGGATTAACAAACGATACATTGAAGTTCTGGACAAGACGAGGAAATAG